The sequence GGCACGGGCGCAGGAGTATTATACTAAGGCGCTGGAAGCGTCCAAAGAAGTAATCGCGGGTCCGTACCGGCTCTACAAGGCCAACCCCAACCTGGGCGAAAACTTCTTCGAGGCGATCACCAAGAAGCTGAACAACTCGGAAGTAATTCTGGCGAAGGATTTCCTGACGGCCAAAGACAAACGCCACAGCTTCAGCTACGACAACATTGCCCGCAACATCCGCGAAGACAACCTGTCGTCGTCCAACGTCACGCCCGTGCTGAATCTGGTGGAGGCCTATGAATACCTGGATGGCAGCGCCGGTACGTTGAAAACCCGCACGGCCGACGACAAGGACTACATCTACTACGATAACCTGAGTGGCCCCTTTGCCAACAAGGACGCCCGCCTCTACGGCACGGTGATCTACCCCGGCACCAGCTTCAAAGGGCAGGAGGTGCAGATTCAGGCGGGGGTGATGGTCTGGAACGCGGCCAACAGCACCTATCAGGTGGTCGAGGGCGGTACGCTGGGCTCAAACTACACCGATGGCAAACTGCTGACGGGTGGCTCGGGCCCGCAACGCTCGCAAACGGAGGTGTCGAACACGGGCTTCTACCTGCGGAAATACATCGATCCGGCGCCGCTGTCGAGCACGCGCGGTATTCGCAGCGACATGTGGTGGGTACGTTTCCGGCTGGGCGAGGTGTTGCTTAATGCCGCCGAAGCCGCCTTTGAACTCGGCCAGAACGCCGAAGCCCTCACCTACGTCAATCAGGTACGTGAACGGGCGGGTTTCCCGGCCAACAGCCTCACTACGCTCACGCTGGCCCGGCTCCAGAACGAGCGGCGCGTGGAGCTGGCCTTCGAAGACCACCGCGTGTGGGATCTGAAACGCTGGCGTATTGCCCACGAGCTCTGGAACGGCAACACCACCAACCCCGACGCGATGATGTATGCGCTCTACCCCTACCGCATTGTGCGGCCCGGCGACGCCCGCGACGGCAAGTATGTGTTTGTGAAACTGCTGGCTCCACGTTTCCGGGCGCCGCGCCTGTTCCAGTTGGGCAATTACTATTCATCGATCGATCAGGCGGTTATCAATAACAACCCGAAAATTATCCGTAACCCCTTTCACTAAGAACCGACTATGAAAGCGATCTATCTTGGTCTGCTGGCGGGCAGTCTCCTGCTGGGCGGCTGCGCCAAAGACAATTTCGAACCACCTACCTCCACCATCACGGGGCGGGTCGTTTACGAAAATCAGCCGGTGGGGGTACGGACCAACGGCGTTCAGCTGGAGTTGTGGCAGCCGGGTTACCAACTCTACACCAAAATTCCGGTCTACGTAGCGCAGGACGGGTCGTTCGCGGCCACCGTCTTCGATGGCGACTACAAGCTGGTACGGCTGCGCGGCAACGGTCCCTGGGTCGACAACACCGATACCATTCAGGTGCAGGTACGTGGCGCGGTACAGGTCGACGTACCTGTGCAGCCCTATTTCGTGATCCGAAACCCGGCGATTCAGCGGAACGGTACCAACCTGACGGCGAGTTGCACGGTAAATCAGGTGGCGACCGGGCGGGCAATCGAACGGGCGACGCTCTACGTGGGTACGACGCAGTATGTCGATGCGACCAACAACGCCGGGGCCGTCAACCTCAGCGGCACGGCCCTCGCCGACCTGACCAAAAGCCTGGCGTTCTCGCTGGCGCTGCCCGCTTCGCTCAGTGGCCGGGGGTACTTCTACGCCCGCATCGGGGTGAAGACCGTCGGGGTGGCTGAGCTGATTTACACGCCCGTGCAGAAAATTTCGATTTAACTGAAGGCACCAATGGAGCGGATAAGCCTGATTTACCGGGTTTATCCGCTTTGTTTTTGGCTTTCCTAACGCCTCCTTTATGAGAATCCGATTTGGCCCCTGGATCGGCCTGCTGGCCCTGCTGTGCGGCGTCGCGGCGCGGGCGCAAGACCCGGACATCGTGACGCACGACCCCAGCACGGTGCTGAACGAAGCCGGTACGTATTGGTATTTCGCGACGGGCAACGGCATTCAGGTGGTTAGTTCGCCGGACCGCAAACGCTGGACACCCCAGAAGCCCATCTTCGAGAAAGGCACCTGGCCCAACTGGATCGACAGCACCGTGCGCGGGTTTAAAGGCCATTTCTGGGCTCCCGACTGCATTCGGATGAACGGGCGGTATTTTCTGTACTATTCCTGCTCCACCTTCGGGTCGCCGGTGTCGGCCATTGGCGTGGCCACTTCCCCCACCCTGAACCCGCAGTCGCCCGACTACCGCTGGACCGACCAGGGCATGGTCGTCTCATCAAAAGTCCGGACGGATATCAACGCCATCGACCCCAGCCTGTTGCGCGACACCGACGGCCGGGTGTATCTGGCTTACGGTTCCTTTCATGGCGGATTGGGCGCCGCCGAGATCGATACACTGACGGGCAAACTCAAAGCCGGTGCCACCATAAAGACCGTGGCGGGTGGGCGGCAATCCGATTGGGAAGCGGCGGCACTAATTCGGGAAGGCAATTATTACTACCTCTTCGCCAACAACGGCCTGTGCTGCAAAGGCCTGAACAGCACCTATTACATCGTGGTCGGGCGGTCGACCAGTCCGCTTGGGCCATTCGTCGATCAGTCGGGTCGCGACCTGACGGCTGGCGGAGGCACGCTGGTACTGCGCACCGACGGCCGCTACATCGGGCCGGGTCACGTGGGGCTGCTGCGCGATGGTAACCGGCAACTGGTCTCCATTCATTTCTACGATGCCGACGACAAAGGCAAAGCCCGGCTGGCATTCCGGCAACTCACCTTCCGCAACGGCTGGCCGGTGTTGGCACCCGAGTGAGCGCCAGAGAGGAGTTCGTCAATCACGACAGGCAACGATCAGCTCCGTAAGTCGTTGTGGCCTATGAACGTAGTCGTTGGGGAAATAGCCTATTCTTTATCATCCCCGCTTTTTTGTTACGCCTCCTTTTTTGTCATCCCGACGTCAGGAGGGATCTTGATGTATCCCTGCTCACAAGTCAGGATACCTCAAGATCCCTCCTTGCGTCGGGATGACAAAATAGCCTACGTACTACTGGCAGTCAGCCTATTACTGATAGCCAACCAGTTAATCCCAATCAATACTCGCAAACCTCGTTACGGCTGGCCGTTGCCACCGGCAGCGCCGTAAACCTGCCCTGTAGCGTAGCTGGCATCGCTGGCGGCCAGTTGCACGTAGATCGACGCCAGTTCGGCGGGTTGGCCGGGGCGGCCCAGTGGAGTATCACCACCAAAGGTTTTGAGTTTCTCCTGCGTGGCGCCGCCGCTGGGTTGCAGGGGCGTCCAGATTGGCCCCGGTGCCACACCGTTGACCCGAATACCTTTCGGCCCGAGCTGCTTGGCCAGCGACTTCACGAAGTTCATGTTCGCCGCCTTGGTCTGGGCGTAATCAAACAGATTGGGCGACGGATCATAGGCCTGCTCCGACGTTGTGCTGATGATCGCCGAACCCGGTGGCATGTGGGGCAGGGCGGCCTTCGTGAGCCAGAACGGCGCGTAGATGTTCGTTTTGATCGTGGCATCGAAATCCTCCGACGTCAGCTCCAGAATCGACGCCCGCTGTTGTTGCCGGGCCGCGTTGTTGACCAGAATATCCAGCCCGCCCAATCCTTTCACGGCCTCGTCGACCAGGCGTTTGCAGAAGGCTTCGTCGCGCAGGTCGCCGGGAATGGCAATCGCTTTCCGGCCCGCCGCTTTGATCAGCGCAACCACTTCCTTGGCATCCGGTTCTTCGGCGGGCAGGTAGTTGATGGCCACGTCGGCCCCTTCGCGGGCGTAGGCAATCGCCGCCGCCCGACCCATACCCGAGTCGCCGCCCGTGATGAGCGCCTTCCGGCCCGTCAGTCGGCCCGAGCCTTTGTAACTCTGCTCGCCGTGGTCGGGGCGGGGGTCCATTTTACTGGCGAGGCCCGGCCACGGCTGCGGCTGCTCTTTGAAGGGCGGCTTAGGGTATTTGGTCGTGGGGTCCTGCAAGGCAGGCGCAGACGGTGCGTTGGTCGGTTCGGGGGCCGCGTTAGTCAATATAGGCGTTGCCATCACGGCAGCCAGGCCACCGCCAATGCCACCGATCACCTGGCGTCGGTTCAGTTGATTCTCCTTGTTCATGGTTGTATGCGATTGTTGATTACTGTTGATCGGCTTTTCATACTTTACCGATAGACTATAACAGCTAACTAACATGCGTGCAGAAGGTTGCCGGTTGGGGCTTCTTTTGCTCTGTCGCATTTGCTTAATCGAGCCTCTGGTCGATAGTATCGCTCAGGTACGTTGCCAACGGCGCCGGGTACGTTCCTGAAGGGCAATCGGCCAGGAAGTTTGGGGCTGAGGGGTTAAAAAGGGGGCAGTAACTGGCTTTGTCGTGATGGCACCTCCCCTGTCACGCGCCCCATGATCAAGCGACTCCTGCTCAACCTCGTCTCTATTTATTCGCTCACGTTTTTTGTTCTGTTCGTCGCGCGGGCCGGTGAAGCAGCCCCGGCCCCGCCCTGCCTGCCCGTTGGCTTGCGCTGCGAATACCTGGTGAATCCGCTCGGCATCGACTCGCCCGAACCCCGGCTTACGTGGCGACTGGCCGACACCCGCAACGGCGCAAAGCAGACGGCCTATCAGGTGTACGTCGGCACCGATTCGCTCGCGCTGGGCAAGGGCTGGACATCGGGGCGCATCGACGCCGACGCCCAACTGGTGTCGTATACCGGGCCGGCGCTTCAGCCGTTTACGACCTACTACTGGCGGGTCGAGGTGTGGGACAAAGACAACAAGGCGTCGACCTCGGCGGTGGCCCGTTTCGAGACCGGCATGGGCAACAGCCGCAACTGGCAGGGTGCCTGGATCAGCGACGGCAACAGCATCGACCTGAAGCCCGCCCCCTACTTTCGGAAGACGTTTTCGGCGACCAAAGCCATCCGATCGGCGCGGGCCTACATTGCAGCGGGGGGCTTGTATGAGCTATACCTGAACGGGCAGAAGATCGGCAATCACCGCCTCGACCCCATGTACACCCGCTTTGACCGGCGGACGCTCTACGTTACTTACGACGTGACGCAGCAGCTACAAGCGGGCAAAAACGCGATTGGCGTGCTGCTGGGCAACGGCTGGTACAACCATCAGTCGACCGCCGTCTGGTATTTTCACCAGGCCCCATGGCGGGCGCGGCCCACCTTCTGCCTCGACCTGCGGATCACGTACACCGACGGGTCGGTGGAAACCATTTCGTCGGGCAAAGGCTGGAAAACGAGCCTCAGCCCCATCGTCTTCAACAGCATTTACACCGCCGAACATTACGACGCCCGCCGCGAACAGCCCGGCTGGAACACCGCCGCGTTTGTCGATTCGACCTGGAAAGAGGTGGCCTACCGGGCGGCCCCCTCGACAAACATCGTGGCGCAGGCGATGCACCCCATCCGGAACGTGGAGGCCATTCCGGCCAAACGCATCACCCGCATCAACGACACCGTTTTCGTGTATGACCTGGGCCGAACCATCGCCGGGGTGAGCCAGTTCCGGATCAAGGGGGCGGCGGGTACGACCATCCGCCTCAAGCACGCCGAACGATTGTATCCCAACGGCCGGGTCGATCAGTCGAACATCGACGCGCATTACCGGCCCGTGGGTACGTCGGACCCGTTCCAGACCGACATATTCATCCTGAGTGGCCGGGGCGAGGAGACCTTCATGCCGCATTTCAACTACAAGGGGTTTCAGTACGTGGAGGTGACCACGAGCCGCCCGCTCGCCCTAACGAAAGAGGCACTCACGGGCTACTTCATGCACAGCGACGTGCCGGTGGTGGGGCAGGTGACGTCGACCAACCCGACGCTGAACAAGATCTGGGCGGCGACCAACAGCTCGTACCTCTCGAACCTCTTCGGCTACCCCACCGACTGCCCGCAACGCGAAAAAAACGGCTGGACGGGCGACGCGCACATTGCGGTAGAAACGGGCCTGTACAATTTCGACGGCATCACGATCTATGAAAAATGGCTAGCCGACCACCGCGACGAACAGCAGCCCAACGGCGTGTTGCCCTCCATCATCCCTACGGGGGGCTGGGGCTACGAATGGGGGAACGGCCCCGACTGGACCAGCACGATCGCGCTGATTCCGTGGAACGTGTACCTGTTTTACGGCGACAAGAAAATCCTGGCTGATAACTACGACAACATCAAACGCTACGTCGATCACATCACCGAGATCAGCCCGACCGGACTAACTACCTGGGGCCTGGGCGACTGGGTGCCGGTGAAATCGAAAGCGCCGGTCGAGCTGACCTCGTCGATCTATTATTTCACCGACGCGTCGATTCTGGCGAACGCGGCCCGGTTGCTGGGCCGGCAGGCCGACGCCGACCGGTACGTGGCCCTGGCCGCAAAAATCAGGGATGCGATCAACGCCAAATACCTTAACCAGACGGCGGGCAGCTACGGCACCGGCATCCAGACCGAACTGAGCGCGCCGCTGCATTGGGGCGTGGTGCCCGACAACCTCCGGGGCCGCATCGCCACGACCCTGGCCAATCGGGTCGTGGCCGACAGCGCGCACATCGACGTGGGCCTGCTGGGCACCAAAACGATCCTGAACGCGCTGAGTGACAACGGGCAGGCCGATCTGGCCTACCGGGTGGCAGCGCAGGAAACGTTTCCGTCGTGGGGCTGGTGGATCAAAAACGGCGCGACGACCCTCTACGAAAACTGGCCCATCGACGCCAAAAGCGACATTTCGATGAACCACATCATGTTTGGCGAAATCGGGGCGTGGTACTACAAGGGGCTGGGCGGCATCAAACCCGACCCGGCCCGGCCGGGGTTCAAGCACGTGCTGCTGGAGCCGCATTTCGTGGCGGGCCTCGATGGCTTCGACGCGACGCACGAGGGGCCCTACGGCACCATCCGGTCGGCCTGGAAACGGACGAAGAAGGGCGTCACCTACAGCGTGACCATCCCGCCTAACTCCACAGCCACATTGCGGCTGCTCGGCTCAGGTACGTTGCAACAACTCGACGCCGGTACGTATCAGTTCGACAACCTGTAGGTACGTTCAGGTACGTTGGGGGAGCCATCGGCCAGCCCGTAACAAAGAAGCCGGACCACGTAGCTACGCAGTCCGGCTTCTTTATTGTAGGTCAATACGTTACGCCATAGCCGGTTCCGTAAAATCGGTCGATTGCGTGAGCGTTTTCCACGTAGTCATATCGGCCTGCAACGAGGTGATCTTCGCTTCGGTCACGGCGTAGGCATCCCGCCCGAGTAGCAGGTGCAGGGGTGGGTTGGCTTCTCCCGCAATCTGAATCATGGCTGCAACGGCCTTTACCGGATCGCCCG comes from Fibrella aestuarina BUZ 2 and encodes:
- a CDS encoding RagB/SusD family nutrient uptake outer membrane protein → MKRIHKYLSLGLLTLGLTACKDDFLERQPPNIILESQVWNDTKLITSLLANYYDRLPAHTQIDNGWDQFAAYDEAMWSGNNDGPNNIISYGFDRWRLWDYGLIRDINLALENIETKSTALNAAQKAQFSAEFRFLRAYMYFELVKRMGGVPIITKQLIYDFSGNPTSLQFPRNKESEVYDFIATELDAIKNDLGNAGSNTRANRYTAMALKSRAMLYAGSIAKYNNRMGAPISTPGGEVGIPAARAQEYYTKALEASKEVIAGPYRLYKANPNLGENFFEAITKKLNNSEVILAKDFLTAKDKRHSFSYDNIARNIREDNLSSSNVTPVLNLVEAYEYLDGSAGTLKTRTADDKDYIYYDNLSGPFANKDARLYGTVIYPGTSFKGQEVQIQAGVMVWNAANSTYQVVEGGTLGSNYTDGKLLTGGSGPQRSQTEVSNTGFYLRKYIDPAPLSSTRGIRSDMWWVRFRLGEVLLNAAEAAFELGQNAEALTYVNQVRERAGFPANSLTTLTLARLQNERRVELAFEDHRVWDLKRWRIAHELWNGNTTNPDAMMYALYPYRIVRPGDARDGKYVFVKLLAPRFRAPRLFQLGNYYSSIDQAVINNNPKIIRNPFH
- a CDS encoding DUF3823 domain-containing protein, which encodes MKAIYLGLLAGSLLLGGCAKDNFEPPTSTITGRVVYENQPVGVRTNGVQLELWQPGYQLYTKIPVYVAQDGSFAATVFDGDYKLVRLRGNGPWVDNTDTIQVQVRGAVQVDVPVQPYFVIRNPAIQRNGTNLTASCTVNQVATGRAIERATLYVGTTQYVDATNNAGAVNLSGTALADLTKSLAFSLALPASLSGRGYFYARIGVKTVGVAELIYTPVQKISI
- a CDS encoding arabinan endo-1,5-alpha-L-arabinosidase; amino-acid sequence: MRIRFGPWIGLLALLCGVAARAQDPDIVTHDPSTVLNEAGTYWYFATGNGIQVVSSPDRKRWTPQKPIFEKGTWPNWIDSTVRGFKGHFWAPDCIRMNGRYFLYYSCSTFGSPVSAIGVATSPTLNPQSPDYRWTDQGMVVSSKVRTDINAIDPSLLRDTDGRVYLAYGSFHGGLGAAEIDTLTGKLKAGATIKTVAGGRQSDWEAAALIREGNYYYLFANNGLCCKGLNSTYYIVVGRSTSPLGPFVDQSGRDLTAGGGTLVLRTDGRYIGPGHVGLLRDGNRQLVSIHFYDADDKGKARLAFRQLTFRNGWPVLAPE
- a CDS encoding SDR family oxidoreductase; this translates as MNKENQLNRRQVIGGIGGGLAAVMATPILTNAAPEPTNAPSAPALQDPTTKYPKPPFKEQPQPWPGLASKMDPRPDHGEQSYKGSGRLTGRKALITGGDSGMGRAAAIAYAREGADVAINYLPAEEPDAKEVVALIKAAGRKAIAIPGDLRDEAFCKRLVDEAVKGLGGLDILVNNAARQQQRASILELTSEDFDATIKTNIYAPFWLTKAALPHMPPGSAIISTTSEQAYDPSPNLFDYAQTKAANMNFVKSLAKQLGPKGIRVNGVAPGPIWTPLQPSGGATQEKLKTFGGDTPLGRPGQPAELASIYVQLAASDASYATGQVYGAAGGNGQP
- a CDS encoding alpha-L-rhamnosidase — translated: MIKRLLLNLVSIYSLTFFVLFVARAGEAAPAPPCLPVGLRCEYLVNPLGIDSPEPRLTWRLADTRNGAKQTAYQVYVGTDSLALGKGWTSGRIDADAQLVSYTGPALQPFTTYYWRVEVWDKDNKASTSAVARFETGMGNSRNWQGAWISDGNSIDLKPAPYFRKTFSATKAIRSARAYIAAGGLYELYLNGQKIGNHRLDPMYTRFDRRTLYVTYDVTQQLQAGKNAIGVLLGNGWYNHQSTAVWYFHQAPWRARPTFCLDLRITYTDGSVETISSGKGWKTSLSPIVFNSIYTAEHYDARREQPGWNTAAFVDSTWKEVAYRAAPSTNIVAQAMHPIRNVEAIPAKRITRINDTVFVYDLGRTIAGVSQFRIKGAAGTTIRLKHAERLYPNGRVDQSNIDAHYRPVGTSDPFQTDIFILSGRGEETFMPHFNYKGFQYVEVTTSRPLALTKEALTGYFMHSDVPVVGQVTSTNPTLNKIWAATNSSYLSNLFGYPTDCPQREKNGWTGDAHIAVETGLYNFDGITIYEKWLADHRDEQQPNGVLPSIIPTGGWGYEWGNGPDWTSTIALIPWNVYLFYGDKKILADNYDNIKRYVDHITEISPTGLTTWGLGDWVPVKSKAPVELTSSIYYFTDASILANAARLLGRQADADRYVALAAKIRDAINAKYLNQTAGSYGTGIQTELSAPLHWGVVPDNLRGRIATTLANRVVADSAHIDVGLLGTKTILNALSDNGQADLAYRVAAQETFPSWGWWIKNGATTLYENWPIDAKSDISMNHIMFGEIGAWYYKGLGGIKPDPARPGFKHVLLEPHFVAGLDGFDATHEGPYGTIRSAWKRTKKGVTYSVTIPPNSTATLRLLGSGTLQQLDAGTYQFDNL